Proteins encoded together in one Prunus dulcis chromosome 3, ALMONDv2, whole genome shotgun sequence window:
- the LOC117621023 gene encoding cyclin-B1-2-like — protein sequence MEAPKTIEHQIGGVQNDALRFGLQGVKSDLVGSHPLESAYESAKMKQEQINRKVLGYTYGSAFPLKMDLERQILSRFQRPAGAIPSSMLGLEAMTGRLDDFGFEDYLNDPRESETLRPVDTHHAMEVRLGLSKGPVAPSFM from the exons atggaGGCACCGAAGACAATAGAGCACCAAATCGGAGGAGTCCAAAACGATGCGCTTCGATTTGGACTTCAAGGCGTCAAGAGCGACCTCGTTGGCTCTCACCCTCTCGAATCTGCTTACGAATCG GCAAAGATGAAGCAGGAGCAGATTAATAGGAAAGTCTTGGGATACACTTATGGAAGTGCGTTTCCACTGAAGATGGATCTCGAAAGGCAAATCCTTTCTCG ATTTCAGAGGCCTGCTGGAGCAATTCCTTCATCAATGCTGGGTTTGGAGGCTATGACTGGAAGGTTAGATGATTTTGGCTTTGAGGATTACCTGAATG ACCCTCGTGAATCTGAAACCCTCCGGCCTGTAGACACACATCATGCAATGGAAGTTCGCCTCGGGCTGTCAAAGGGTCCAGTCGCCCCAAGTTTTATGTGA
- the LOC117622185 gene encoding probable transmembrane ascorbate ferrireductase 2, whose product MGAIPVVRFPIFRAVRVIGVIVAALVLIWTIRFRGGLALISDNKDLIFNVHPVLMVIGLILLNGEAMLAYKTVSGTKSFKKLVHLTLQFLAFCLSIIGVWAALKFHNDKGIDNFYSLHSWLGLACLFFFTLQWAAGFVTYWYPGGSKNSRATLLPWHVFVGIYTYALAVVTVTTGILEKVTFLQTNHIISRYSTEALLVNSLGILVVVLGGFVILAVITPTNNNRGDVLRGSIE is encoded by the exons aTGGGGGCGATTCCAGTGGTCCGCTTCCCGATCTTCAGGGCAGTGAGAGTGATAGGAGTGATAGTGGCTGCTCTAGTGCTCATCTGGACCATACGTTTCCGCGGAGGATTGGCTCTCATCTCAGACAACAAAGATCTCATTTTCAAT GTCCATCCCGTGTTGATGGTGATTGGACTGATACTCTTAAATGGAGAAG CCATGCTAGCATACAAGACAGTTTCAGGAACAAAAAGCTTCAAAAAACTTGTTCATCTTACGCTACAATTCCTTGCCTTTTGTTTAAGTATTATTGGCGTATGGGCTGCTTTGAAGTTCCACAATGATAAGGGCATTGACAATTTCTACAGCCTGCATTCATGGTTGGGTCTAGCTTGCCTATTCTTCTTCACCCTCCAG TGGGCTGCTGGTTTTGTGACATATTGGTACCCAGGCGGCTCAAAAAATAGCAGAGCTACCTTACTGCCATGGCATGTGTTTGTTGGTATTTATACTTACGCCCTTGCTGTTGTTACTGTAACTACTGGTATTTTAGAAAAAGTCACATTCCTTCAAACCAACCACATAATATCACGCTATTCAACTGAGGCTTTGCTGGTGAATTCTCTTGGAATATTGGTCGTTGTGCTGGGAGGTTTTGTGATTCTTGCTGTTATTACTCCCACCAATAATAATAGAGGCGACGTTCTCAGAGGATCGATAGAGTAA
- the LOC117623016 gene encoding translation initiation factor eIF-2B subunit delta, with translation MDTRRPPRTVSNPKVRQVGFFSSPEPIAASSPPVSHISPSGNSLSPVMIPPPRHSDAPRPVPFPAVPASPVRRDSIPAGSYNNSSDFFPASPPTASSSYGMVMGSGEFLNDVVMSPGRALRGNSVRAAAGITTSSSFPGGGFDLTAAVKASSVPASGLTTVSVVKMPITCISEKGRGASVEAQSERGGNSKPLKEKTTKAERRALQEAQRAAKAAAKADGSKTPSVAATVTASTSAAANVKPSKATKLVSQISVAASEKKGGGERLPEKERKKEVPHPRMQYDDTSRVEKAKRRSVVKQTEARNRVELFRHLPQYEHGTQLPDLESKFFQLDPVHPAVYKVGLQYLSGDISGGNARCIAMLLAFQEAIKDYSTPPEKNLSRDLTAKISSYVSFFIECRPLSVTMGNAIRFLKSRIAKLPLSMSESEAKASLQSDIERFITEKIILADKVIVKHAVSKIRDGDVLLTYGSSSAVEMLLLHAHELGKQFRVVVVDSRPKLEGQRLLRRLVGKGLSCTYTHINAASYIMHEVTRVFLGASSVLSNGTVYSRVGTACVAMVAHAFRVPVLVCCEAYKFHERVQLDSICSNELGDPDAISKIPGREEIYLDGQANCENLQPLNLIYDALPSDYVSMIITDYGMVPPTSVPVIVREYRREHLWM, from the exons ATGGACACTCGCCGACCTCCGCGCACGGTCAGCAACCCGAAGGTCCGACAAGTGGGGTTCTTCTCCTCGCCCGAGCCCATCGCCGCCTCCTCTCCTCCGGTCTCTCACATCTCCCCCTCCGGTAACTCCCTCTCTCCGGTTATGATCCCCCCGCCACGTCACTCCGACGCTCCCCGTCCGGTTCCCTTCCCTGCGGTCCCCGCCTCTCCGGTCCGCCGAGACTCCATACCCGCCGGGAGTTACAACAACTCTTCTGATTTCTTCCCCGCCTCGCCTCCTACGGCGTCGTCCTCGTACGGAATGGTGATGGGCAGTGGTGAGTTCCTGAACGACGTTGTTATGTCGCCGGGTCGAGCACTCAGGGGCAATTCGGTAAGAGCGGCTGCGGGCATAACGACGTCGTCTTCGTTTCCTGGCGGAGGCTTCGATCTGACGGCTGCCGTGAAGGCGAGTAGTGTTCCCGCGAGTGGCTTAACGACGGTCTCCGTGGTCAAGATGCCCATTACTTGTATTTCTG AGAAAGGTAGAGGTGCATCAGTGGAAGCGCAAAGCGAGCGAGGTGGGAATTCGAAGCCACTCAAAGAGAAAACCACGAAAGCCGAAAGGCGGGCTCTTCAAGAAGCTCAAAGAGCAGCTAAGGCCGCAGCAAAAG CCGACGGAAGTAAAACACCTTCTGTTGCTGCTACTGTTACTGCTTCTACTTCGGCAGCAGCGAATGTGAAACCATCCAAGGCTACGAAACTCGTGTCACAAATATCTGTGGCGGCTTCCGAGAAGAAGGGTGGTGGCGAACGCCTGCcggagaaagaaagaaagaaggaagttCCCCATCCACGAATGCAATATGATGATACCAGTCGTGTAGAGAAGGCGAAAAGGCGTTCAGTGGTCAAGCAAACTGAGGCCAGGAATAGGGTTGAGCTGTTCAGGCATTTGCCTCAGTACGAGCATGGAACTCAGCTTCCTGATCTCGAGTCTAAGTTTTTCCAACTTGACCCCGTGCACCCTGCTGTTTATAAG GTTGGGTTACAGTATTTATCAGGAGATATATCTGGTGGGAATGCTCGTTGTATAGCCATGCTTCTAGCATTTCAAGAGGCCATTAAAGACTATTCAACACCACCTGAGAAAAATCTCAGTAGGGATTTGACAGCAAAAATAAGTAgttatgtttcattttttatcgAGTGCAGGCCGCTTTCAGTCACCATGGGGAATGCAATTCGGTTTCTGAAGAGCCGAATTGCCAAGTTACCTTTGTCTATGTCCGAGTCAGAAGCAAAAGCATCTCTCCAGTCAGATATTGAACGGTTCATAACTGAGAAGATCATACTTGCAGATAAGGTGATTGTAAAGCATGCAGTTAGCAAAATCAGGGATGGTGATGTTCTTCTAACATATGGGTCATCCTCTGCAGTTGAAATGTTACTGTTACATGCCCATGAGCTTGGCAAACAGTTTCGTGTTGTGGTGGTAGATTCTCGTCCAAAGCTTGAAGGCCAGCGTTTACTTCGTAGGTTGGTGGGAAAGGGCCTCAGCTGTACTTACACTCATATAAATGCTGCTTCCTATATCATGCATGAAGTTACTCGAGTTTTTCTTGGTGCTTCTTCAGTGCTGTCTAATGGAACAGTTTACTCAAGGGTTGGGACTGCTTGTGTTGCTATGGTAGCTCATGCATTCCGTGTACCCGTGTTAGTATGTTGTGAGGCATATAAATTTCATGAAAGGGTACAGCTTGATTCTATATGCTCCAACGAGCTTG GTGACCCAGATGCCATTTCAAAGATTCCTGGCAGGGAGGAAATCTATTTGGATGGTCAAGCTAATTGTGAAAATCTTCAACCCCTAAATCTGAT TTATGACGCACTTCCTTCAGATTATGTTTCAATGATAATCACGGATTATGGCATG GTTCCACCCACAAGTGTGCCCGTCATTGTGCGCGAATACCGAAGAGAACACTTATGGATGTGA